DNA from Fusobacterium sp. IOR10:
ATCAGTTACAAAAAGTTCAGTTTCATGAGGTGAAGCTCCAGGATACAAGGTTATGACTAAGGCTTCTTTTATTTTAAATTCAGGATCTTCTAGTTTACCTAGCTTAATATATGAAAAGAATCCTCCAATTATAATTAAGATTACTATGAATCTCACAACTATAGTATTCTTTATTGAGTAATCTATAAATTTCATAATACCCTCCTATAACATTTCACCAATGTTAGTTTTTGAAAAAGTTTTTAAAATTTTAACCTTTTCATTTTTTGAAAGTTGATGGATTCCCTTAGTAATAATTAGATCATTTATCTTAAGACCATTTACCAAAACTAGATGGTTATTTAAAGGTTCGAGAACATTAATTTCTTTTAAATTAACAATACCATTTTCATATATCCAAACATTTGTCTTATTATCCCTATTGAAAATAGATTCAATTGGTATCGCTGTACCATTGAGATTATTTTTTTTAATATATAGCTTAACGTTTCCGTTAACATTACTAGGTAAGGATAAATTTTTGTTTTTACTTACAAAAGTGGCAGGATAGGATATATTTCCAAATCCTTTAATTTTACTAGCAGTTTCAATAGTAAGGGGATAGTTTTGAGAATTATAAATAAATATTGATTTTTCTAAATTGGAAAGTTCATTTAAATCCTCTTCGGAAAGATTAATTCTAACTTTATTATCAGTATTAGAAGCCAATGCAACAACTGGAATTCCAGGTGAAGCAACAGCCCCTTCTCCTAAAAATTTATTAGTTATATATCCAGAAAAGGGAGCTTTTAAATTAGAATCTATAATATGATTTTTGCAATTTTCCACAGCTTGTTTAGAAGCTTCGTAATTTGCAAGAGCTGCTAAACTAGAAGAACTTGCAGATTTTTTTTGAGCAAGAGCTTCTTCATATATTTTTTTTGGTATAGTTTTACTTTCATATAATTTTTTGATTCTTAAAAATTGAGATTCAGTATTTTCAGCAATAGCCAAAGAAGCTTCATAGACATTTTTAGTGGCTAAGGATTTATTTTCAAAGGATTTTAAGTTTAAAATATAGTCTCTTGTATCCATTTTAGCTAGGATATCATCCTTGTTAACAAAACTACCAACTTCCACATTAATTTTTTCAATTGGCCCAGAAATCTTAAAAGATAAGTTAGTTTTATTTGCTGGAATAGTGTTTGCTGGGTAAGTGCGAATTATATAATTTTCATTCTCAATTATTTTAAATACTTGAACAGGCCTTATAATTTCCTTTTGATTTTTACTAGAGCAACTAACAAAGGTTACTATAATTATAAATATACCTAATAATTTTTTCATAAATTCTATTCTCCTTTATCTATAGGACTCTTACCCATAGTAATATTTAAACTGCTCAATGAAAGATTATAATTAAATTCTAGATTTTTAACAGCAGTTAAACTTTGATTATAAGAGGCAAGGGAATTAAAATATTTATCCTCACCAATTATCCCAACAGATAATTCAGCTTTAGATTGTTTTAACTTTTCCTTTTCTGCATTTAAATTTAATTTAGAAATTGCTAGAAGTTCATCTATTTTTTTTAAGTTATAGTAAGCATTTGCAGTTTCTATAATAGTTTTCATAAATTCTTTTTCTAAATTTAAATTTGCAATTTTTTCTTTTTTGACAGCTTTTTTATATTCATTTATATTCTTAAAACCATTGAATAAACTAATGACTCCGCTTACATTAACATTTAGAAAACTAGGATCAGAGAGTATTTTATTTGAATTATTTACATAACCTCCTCCAAGAATAATTTTAGGTAAAAAATTAGAAATAGCAATTTTTTTTGCATTTTGGCTAACATCAACATTTAAATTACTTATTTTTAAAGCTTCGTTGTTGGTTAAAGAATTTAGTATACATTCTTCTAAATCAGGGAAAGGTTTTTGTTTGAAATTATAAGATTCTAATGTTATATTATCAATGGGATTTAAGTCTAAAGATTTTAATAAATTCATCTTGGCTATTTTTAAATTTCTTTTATTTTCTTTTAAATTATATTTTTTAGTTTTTAGAAGAACCAATGCTTTCTTATATTCCCAGGGCATTATAGATTCAACTTCCAATGAAATTTTAGCTCTTTTTGTAGTTTCTTCAATGGATTTAATTTCATTTTTTAAATAAATCTCTTGAGATTGTAAAGTGAGAATATAAAAATATTGAGAAGTTATTTGAAGTTCTATTAATTTTTTAGATAAGCTTTCTACTAATTTAGACATATCTTCTCCATTTTTTTTAGCAGAATATAAATACCAATAGCTTGGAACAAAAATTGGAATTTGAGCGTTAACTCCATAAGTATAAGATGATTTTTCAATTAAGGTAGATGACATTGTTGTTTGAGAATTTAAATTAGCAGCAATGGCAGATTCTCCAATTGCTGAAAAAGCATTTCCAAGAGATGTAGTTAGTTCACTTACATCAAAATCAATATTAATATCATTATCAAGTTGTGAATAGTTTCCAACTAGATTAATTGATGGTAAAAAATTTCCAAAAGAAACATTTTTATCCAAAGTTGCAACTTCTCTTTGCAATGTTTTTATTTTTAATGTTAAGTTTCTTTCTTCACCAATTTTTAAAGCTTCAGCTAGAGAGATACTTTCTCCATATTTTTTTAAAGATTCAACTTCAGTTAATTTTTTGATTTTTTGATTATGAAAAGATTTAGTGTTAGAACAACTAAAATTTAAAAAACTGACAAAAAGTAAAAATATTATTTTTAATTTCATTTGACCTCCAGTGCCACAAATATTTTAAATCTATTTTTTTTCTAATTAATAACTGTTGTTCTTTATAATTTAAATAGGAACTGTTCGATAAAAATATACCACTTGTTTTTAGGTTTGTCAATATGAGATAATTAGTAAATAAGCTAAGGAGGAAAGAATGAAAAAAGAGATTATTTATTTAGGGGATAGCATTATAGCATGGGATGGATTTTTAAATAATGGAAATTATGGAGTTCCAGGTTTCACTACTATGGATCTTTTATGGAAACTTCAAGGGAATAATGATATAATTGGAGATATTGTCGTTTTAATGATTGGAGTAAATGATGTTTTATCAGATTGTTCAATCAAGTCAATTAATGAGAATATTGAAAAAATCATTGAACTTTTAAAAGTTAAATTTAAAGAAATTATTGTAATTTCTATTTTACCTACAATGTACAAAGATATAAATAAAAATATTATAGAAATTAATAATATTTTAAGTACCTATAAAAATATAAAATTTTTAGATATATATAGTTTATTTTTAGGAGAAGAAGAAAAAATAGATAATAAATTTAGCTCAGATGGGGTTCATTTAAGCACATATGCTTATGATATTTTAAATAAAAAAATAGAGGAGGCATTGCAATGGTAATTTGCCCAAAATGCAAAGAAACATTAGTTAAAGATGGTAAAACATATAAATGTATAAATAATCATTCATTTGACATTTCAAAATCAGGTTATTTAAATTTATTATTGGATAACCAAAAAAATAGTAAAAATCCTGGGGATGATAAGGGAATGATTAAAAGTAGAAAGTTTTTTTTAGAGGAAGGATATTATAAGGATATATCTGATAAACTAAACGAAATTATACTTGAAAAACTTAGGGGAACAAAGGAAAATTTTATTCTAGATATAGGGTGCGGAGAAGGCTATTACACTGG
Protein-coding regions in this window:
- a CDS encoding GDSL-type esterase/lipase family protein, with the translated sequence MKKEIIYLGDSIIAWDGFLNNGNYGVPGFTTMDLLWKLQGNNDIIGDIVVLMIGVNDVLSDCSIKSINENIEKIIELLKVKFKEIIVISILPTMYKDINKNIIEINNILSTYKNIKFLDIYSLFLGEEEKIDNKFSSDGVHLSTYAYDILNKKIEEALQW
- a CDS encoding TolC family protein, producing the protein MKLKIIFLLFVSFLNFSCSNTKSFHNQKIKKLTEVESLKKYGESISLAEALKIGEERNLTLKIKTLQREVATLDKNVSFGNFLPSINLVGNYSQLDNDINIDFDVSELTTSLGNAFSAIGESAIAANLNSQTTMSSTLIEKSSYTYGVNAQIPIFVPSYWYLYSAKKNGEDMSKLVESLSKKLIELQITSQYFYILTLQSQEIYLKNEIKSIEETTKRAKISLEVESIMPWEYKKALVLLKTKKYNLKENKRNLKIAKMNLLKSLDLNPIDNITLESYNFKQKPFPDLEECILNSLTNNEALKISNLNVDVSQNAKKIAISNFLPKIILGGGYVNNSNKILSDPSFLNVNVSGVISLFNGFKNINEYKKAVKKEKIANLNLEKEFMKTIIETANAYYNLKKIDELLAISKLNLNAEKEKLKQSKAELSVGIIGEDKYFNSLASYNQSLTAVKNLEFNYNLSLSSLNITMGKSPIDKGE
- a CDS encoding efflux RND transporter periplasmic adaptor subunit gives rise to the protein MKKLLGIFIIIVTFVSCSSKNQKEIIRPVQVFKIIENENYIIRTYPANTIPANKTNLSFKISGPIEKINVEVGSFVNKDDILAKMDTRDYILNLKSFENKSLATKNVYEASLAIAENTESQFLRIKKLYESKTIPKKIYEEALAQKKSASSSSLAALANYEASKQAVENCKNHIIDSNLKAPFSGYITNKFLGEGAVASPGIPVVALASNTDNKVRINLSEEDLNELSNLEKSIFIYNSQNYPLTIETASKIKGFGNISYPATFVSKNKNLSLPSNVNGNVKLYIKKNNLNGTAIPIESIFNRDNKTNVWIYENGIVNLKEINVLEPLNNHLVLVNGLKINDLIITKGIHQLSKNEKVKILKTFSKTNIGEML